The region AATAGTGAAATACAAAATATTTTTGATAAGTGTTTATTAATTAATCACAATTCAATATTAAAATATGATGATAATTCAATAATTAAAACAATGTCAAATATTTCAAATAATAAAATATTTGAAAGCATTTACGAAGAATTTAAAGTTGATATTGAAACAAAAAATAATTCAAAATTAGAAGAATTAATTGAAAGAACAAACGATTTTGCTAAAAAACTTTATTTTGAAATTGAAACTAAAGGTTTCAAAATGCCCAAATTCAAAAACGACAAAAATATTGCTTCTAATGAATATTTAAAATTGTTATTATTTAAATCAATAAGAGAAAAATTTGATAAATATTCATGAACAGATGAATACCAACAAAGGTTTTTAAAAGAACTAAAAGTTATTGAAGATCTTAATTTTGCTGATTACTTTTTAGTTGTTCAAGATTGAGTTAATTGAGCAAAAAATAACAATATTAAAATAGGACCAGGAAGAGGTTCAGCAGCCGGTTCATTAATAGGCTATCTATTAAATATAACCGAAGTAGACCCTATTAAATATGATTTGATATTTGAAAGGTTCCTAAATTCTAATAGAGTTACTATGCCTGACATTGATATTGATGTTCAAGATAATAAAAGAAATGATGTTATTGAATATTTATTAAAAAAATATGGGCATGAATTTGTGGCAAATATTGTTACTTTTTCTTCGCTAGGTAAAAAATCAGCGATTAGAGATATTTTAAGAATAAACAATATTGCCCCAACATTAATTAATGAAATATCAAAAAATATTGAAAATGATGAACAAGACCTATTAGTTGAATACAATGAAAATAGAAATTTACAATTATCATTAGCAAAATTAAATCCTAATGATGAATCATTTAGCATAAGAATATTAAACCAAGCAGCAAGGATATCAGGATTTTATAGACAAATTGGCACACATGCTGCCGGATTAGTAATTAGCGACCAACCCGTCATCTCAATAGCACCAGTTCAATATAATTCTGAAAATTTTCTTCAAACTCAAATAAGTATGGAATATTTAGAAGATTTTGGGTTAGTTAAAATGGACATACTTGGTTTGAAGACATTGACGACTATTTCAAATATAGTTGATCTAATTTATCAAAATCAAAATCTTAAAATTAACTTAAAAGATATAGACTTAACCGATCAAAAAACATTAGAATTATTGAGCTCTGGCCACACAAGAGGCGTTTTCCAAGTTGAAAGTCCAATCATGATAAAAGCCTTAAGACAGGTAAAGGTAAATAATTTTGAAGATATTGTTGCAATAATTTCATTAAATAGACCAGGTCCAATTAAAAACGTTTCGGTTTATGCAAAAAGAAAATTTGGACTAGAGCCGATACCAAAAATAAATAATGAATATGATAAAATCCTTGATTCTACTTATGGAATCATTGTATATCAAGAACAAATTATGAAAATTGCTCAAGTTGTTGCTAAAATGACATTCATTGAAGCCGACAATCTAAGAAGGATTATTTCTAAGAAAAAAGTAAATGAAATGGAAGATATTAAATCTATTTTTATTGAAAGGGCAATGAAGAATGGCTATGAAAAATCTTTGGCCACGAATATCTTTAACAGCATAGAAAAATTTGCATCATATGGATTCAATAGATCTCATGCGGTTTCATATTCAATTATAACTTTTCAAATGGCCTTTTTAAAAGCTCATTACCCCTTAGAATTTTATACGTCATGTATAAGCTCGGCACACGGCTCCCAAGATACAATTGCAAAGTTCGTTAACGAGGCAAGTGAGTGTGGGGTAGAAATAGTTTCTCCTGACATTAACCTTTCTGAATCAGAGGCTATAATTAAAAATAGAAAAATTATATTGCCACTTACACTAATTAAAGGCCTTGGGCCTGAAATTGCTAATTCAATTGTTGAAAATAGATCAAAATATGGCCCATATAAAAATTTTTTAGATTTCTTATTAAAAATTTCTAGTTCTCAATCAATTGGCAAAAGTACAATTGAATTACTAATAAAGGCAAACACTCTTAGATCATTTAATTATAATCAAAACACCTTATTGAATGAGATTCAAAAAAACAATACTGATACAATGTTATTTATAAAAATGTTTAAGAATAACATTGAAGGTGTTAGCCCTAATATAATAGACTCTTATAAACCAAGTGAAATCCTTAATCAAGATATCATGTTTGAAAAGAAAAACGAAATTGAATTATTAGGTCAAGTTTATAATTTTAATTCAAGCGCAAGCAATGGAATGCCTGGACAAACTAGTTTTATAGACATGCACGTTGGAAATGAATATTTAGCAATCGTTAACTGTACAAACGTAAAGCAAAAAATTTCCAAAAAAGGTAATAACTATTTTGAATTAGATTTAGAAGCAAACATGCAAAAAATAAGAGCGTTTTATTTTACATCAAATCAAGAAATACTAAATATTAAGGGAAAAACTATCAAAGTAACTCTAGAAAAAAGAAATGAAAATATTTTTTATTTGCGTTCAATAAAGGAAGTTTTAAATGAAGAAAGATAATGAACAACTGTTGATTATAGATGGTACATTTTTAGCATACAGATCTTATTATGCAACATCTTATAACGCAACTCAAATTTTAACCACATCTGAAGGTTTTGAAACTAATGCGATAGTAGCTTTCTTTAAAACACTTTTTCTATTATTAAAGAAATTAAATCCTAAATATATTTATATAGCCTTTGATTCACATGTTAAAACGTTTAGGCATGAATTATTTCCTTCTTATAAAGATGGTAGAAAAAAAGCACCAGAAAGTTTTTATCTACAACTTGATTTAATTCAAGAAATATTAACAAATATTAATATTCAAAACCAATATTATAATGGCTTTGAGGCTGATGATATAATTGCAAAAGTTAAAAATAAATTTAATTTGAATACAATCATTTTTTCGGGAGATCAAGATTTAAATCAATTAATAGATGAACAAACAGCAATCATTAAAAAAGATAAAACTGGTTCTTTCTTTTTTCTTAATTCAAAGAATTTTTCAGAATATTATGATTTTTTGCCAAATCAAGTTATTGATTATAAAGCATTAGTCGGTGATAACAGTGATAATTTTAAGGGTGTTGTAGGAATTGGACCTAAATCTGCTAAAACTTTATTAGATGATTATAAGACTATTGAAAATATATACAATAATATTGAAAAAATAAAACCTTCAATTGCAAAAAAATTAATAGAATATAAAGAAAATACATTTCTCGATAAATATTTAGCAACCTTAAGGATAGACTTTGATTTGCAACTTCCAGAATTAGAAAATTTAGCAATATCTAATATTGCAATTTCAAACAGTGCAAAACAAATTTTTGGCAAATTTGAACTATATTCTTTGGAAAATTCTTTGAAGAATT is a window of Metamycoplasma hominis ATCC 23114 DNA encoding:
- a CDS encoding 5'-3' exonuclease encodes the protein MKKDNEQLLIIDGTFLAYRSYYATSYNATQILTTSEGFETNAIVAFFKTLFLLLKKLNPKYIYIAFDSHVKTFRHELFPSYKDGRKKAPESFYLQLDLIQEILTNINIQNQYYNGFEADDIIAKVKNKFNLNTIIFSGDQDLNQLIDEQTAIIKKDKTGSFFFLNSKNFSEYYDFLPNQVIDYKALVGDNSDNFKGVVGIGPKSAKTLLDDYKTIENIYNNIEKIKPSIAKKLIEYKENTFLDKYLATLRIDFDLQLPELENLAISNIAISNSAKQIFGKFELYSLENSLKNLINKK
- the dnaE gene encoding DNA polymerase III subunit alpha, with the translated sequence MKLINLHLNTIFSFLESTITINDFIQELLNNNIEYFGITEHCNFYSMPHFLNEARKHDLKPIFGLDVNVKIENNLYRFIVYCQNKESFMNLKMLSLNYGKKGYIDLAEIRDYSNLIWIEHPIFGYYKKTNNILEIENHYFAISQYDIENSEIQNIFDKCLLINHNSILKYDDNSIIKTMSNISNNKIFESIYEEFKVDIETKNNSKLEELIERTNDFAKKLYFEIETKGFKMPKFKNDKNIASNEYLKLLLFKSIREKFDKYSWTDEYQQRFLKELKVIEDLNFADYFLVVQDWVNWAKNNNIKIGPGRGSAAGSLIGYLLNITEVDPIKYDLIFERFLNSNRVTMPDIDIDVQDNKRNDVIEYLLKKYGHEFVANIVTFSSLGKKSAIRDILRINNIAPTLINEISKNIENDEQDLLVEYNENRNLQLSLAKLNPNDESFSIRILNQAARISGFYRQIGTHAAGLVISDQPVISIAPVQYNSENFLQTQISMEYLEDFGLVKMDILGLKTLTTISNIVDLIYQNQNLKINLKDIDLTDQKTLELLSSGHTRGVFQVESPIMIKALRQVKVNNFEDIVAIISLNRPGPIKNVSVYAKRKFGLEPIPKINNEYDKILDSTYGIIVYQEQIMKIAQVVAKMTFIEADNLRRIISKKKVNEMEDIKSIFIERAMKNGYEKSLATNIFNSIEKFASYGFNRSHAVSYSIITFQMAFLKAHYPLEFYTSCISSAHGSQDTIAKFVNEASECGVEIVSPDINLSESEAIIKNRKIILPLTLIKGLGPEIANSIVENRSKYGPYKNFLDFLLKISSSQSIGKSTIELLIKANTLRSFNYNQNTLLNEIQKNNTDTMLFIKMFKNNIEGVSPNIIDSYKPSEILNQDIMFEKKNEIELLGQVYNFNSSASNGMPGQTSFIDMHVGNEYLAIVNCTNVKQKISKKGNNYFELDLEANMQKIRAFYFTSNQEILNIKGKTIKVTLEKRNENIFYLRSIKEVLNEER